The genomic stretch GAGGTATTAGAACAATATGAAGAAGCTATAAAATACTATAACAAAGCAGTAGAATTATACCCTAATGATACAATTATAACAGAGGAGTTTCTGAGGAAAATTTAGGACTATATGATGAAGCTATAAAGTTAAACAATAATGATACTGATGCCTATAATAATAAAGGATTTGATAAATAACAATTAGATAAATATGAAGAGGCATTAAAAAATTATAAAAAGTCTTTAGAATTAAAAACTAATAATAATATAGTTATAGAAAATATAAAAAATATTCAAGATAAATATAATTTGAAATAGATATAACTAAACAATTATATTTTGTCAAAACAGCTCTTTTATTTTTTACCCATAAATTATTGCAATATTACAAAAAACAGTATATAGTATTACTTAAAAAAGTAACATTTAAATTTTATTTATGGGTAAAAATTATGAATAATACAAAAAAAGTAAATTTATCTGGAAGACATTTTATCAATTTAGAAGATTTCACGCCTGAAGAGTTATCAGCATTAATTGATTATACTTTTGAGATTAAAGCAAAAATAAAAAATAATGAAGAAATGAATATAATGAAAAATAAAACTATGGTGATGTATTTTTCAAAACCTAGTTTAAGAACACGTTTAAGTTTTGAAATAGGTATGAAAAAACTAGGCGG from Brachyspira murdochii DSM 12563 encodes the following:
- a CDS encoding tetratricopeptide repeat protein, translated to MQEVLEQYEEAIKYYNKAVELYPNDTIITEEFLRKI